One genomic window of Megachile rotundata isolate GNS110a chromosome 12, iyMegRotu1, whole genome shotgun sequence includes the following:
- the Pcf11 gene encoding pcf11 cleavage and polyadenylation factor subunit isoform X1 produces the protein MMSTKSKEIADEYISSLSDLTINSKPLINMLTMLAEDNIEHAPAIVQAVENHLQKVRSDIKLPVLYLIDSIVKNVNGAYLNLFTQNIVNTFCGVFEKVDENTRASMWKLRQTWNDVFPAKKLFSLDVRVQSIDPAWPITASPTSVSSGSIHVNPRFFSMPQQSTPSVVSQPIVAPVKLPPGDPVTPTEAAMREQLLKKQRELIELQKKKIELELLQAKANLEQQQRQLDKQAGNLKAELVTATTHVTPTTETITPGKPVTSAVQTQASKQVAKQFPAATASLLKNAGTNNGPRITPASSIAVASAKPVSRDPRLKTTSTQDVPVSSADPRQRISTPSQKDSRGEGQTQLAANTNTVLSDQLKQQLLSKQAVTSTINKSPTNLAGSDTATINASNNNNANTNLNNNNNKNFSGNANKDAVSHRTSQKKDPRLSSNSSGNLNSNSSKGSQSLSVGSNSSLSASNRGGGSNDSKSKDSKSTNSRSSSSSSIDKSSTSSKSSHRKLGNKSRSKQPQTSPSKIPKIDRDASPVRSKSREKDSGDSSPSLRTSPQSFQTSKNRKKNTKSRKRSPSPPYRIPRRNDSKSNSSLSSSGGVTEEEQSGSLIVSPPHPPTFKEIRPNARQRNYVRRNKDGSLSPERSPANAGNVQTSAEPTLESSSKDEDLRATLPLPSATASVSEKKEDLDLRVLPPPVNTNKRQSSEHMESASAKKTKAEKFDALFGNEDVDLRTLTHPKAGRPPTPPPPVISGEDGKDGWAKLKTPSKNDREKQTNNTDDKRDSRDRNRDRLGRLRLYNKLPDDPKERRRTLSNEDQDGRSGRRGRENDKPEKNEDRNIEIIMKQAAEQLNQGSITKTQYNTLIQEVLHMSEDRKLRAAQRKEKEVGSIVWEKGVNLDITGQADRATTFSPSNDKEILRNKDHSIPRNPNGPRWQNLPWQQPGPWAHPPGPPYGGPQGHFNSDFRPVGPWQNPRHFGPMRPDYQYHGGFNHTIGPNPRLGPGMMGPNGPLMSNLLSNGPIGSMGMPNPISLSAMNGPGMLMNNGPMTNLISNPNISSLSATRNVSPNSSSKYDLEENDQNYTTTMMKNQNPHSRELPPPDPKLLDEIARDTMKSINIDSIPREIRYYGQTGVVFMNWDDPREIGFQDGIRRILIDDKDTITCAFNDQYKEFIYEGEVHRIKLGAPTRELYVDDRWYECYFGGMPVTVDLGGKKVSVKLEGPPPHVKIGTVKRTDLVVAKINLIINARNMVPVFLDAKPQIFEIEGKPHTLEFIDSLQTVLLNGRPFKVEFGGLPKPIIVRDKKHFIRFSVLPRGVRPGYVKIAGMKGEEPIEAPPTPPLMTQKPKVDTTSAPTQFSSIEPESTSQDGSDLRSTPKPDLQLDMLSSVLPSAMAPASGLSYQAEPVENPPTTAPALSLPLNMNELFQRLVETGIVPNLSEPKKQEEEEKKEPEIIPVSFDKPETLKVKQPAIAAALYSGMQCSSCGARFAPELATRYSHHLDWHFRQNRRERDSARKAHSRPWYYDVSDWIQFEEIEDLEDRAQSWFETEKQTADTEGIAAEDSPQETLQPSVPTGSDEDSRCQVCHDAFEQFYNEEKEEWHLRPAINFEGKNYHPLCLDDYKEKMCLVRALEKSALALEETIEEMEDEKKENPDETFAEGNKTDELSVEAKFETVEPSDEIIEEDVQQKEPETENKEEPMVTDNLDSEQVEKTEGQEFESSEKDIAEQVEKDVASVTNEMDASETENVDKSFENIKIKEEPIDEPEEQLEEHFDFTGVEVKDEPIDPEPEPEETILTEPATVDTTHAAVKSSIDGNVELDSTPAAIPAAPSRIKINITKPLCVNKEPEESKEKEKHVVETPTEEIIEPLVPASIKPALQGRKLSVLPPVERGKELSGLCSIM, from the exons ATGATGTCAACAAAATCTAAGGAGATAGCGGATGAGTATATCTCATCATTGTCTGATTTGACAATCAACAGCAAGCCCTTGATTAATATGCTTACGATGTTAGCAGAGGACAACATTGAACATGCTCCAGCAATTGTTCAAGCTGTTGAAAATCATCTACAAAAG GTGAGAAGTGACATTAAATTACCTGTGCTTTATTTGATCGATTCAATTGTGAAGAATGTTAATGGAGCATATTTAAATCTCTTCAcacaaaatattgttaatacatTTTGTGGAGTGTTTGAAAAG GTGGATGAAAATACAAGAGCTAGTATGTGGAAATTAAGACAAACGTGGAATGATGTATTTCCtgcaaaaaaattattttctttggaTGTGCGGGTGCAAAGTATTGATCCTGCCTGGCCAATCACTGCCTCCCCTACTAGTGTTTCTTCGGGATCTATTCATGTTAATCCTCGCTTCTTTTCAATG ccCCAACAATCTACACCATCTGTTGTATCACAACCAATTGTTGCACCAGTAAAACTACCACCAGGTGATCCTGTAACACCAACAGAAGCAGCAATGCGAGAACAATTATTAAAGAAACAACGGGAGCTAATAGAAttgcaaaagaaaaaaattgaattagaaCTCCTTCAAGCTAAAGCTAATTTAGAGCAACAACAACGACAACTCGATAAACAAGCAGGAAATTTAAAAGCGGAATTG GTTACAGCTACAACCCATGTTACACCAACTACGGAAACTATTACTCCAGGAAAACCTGTTACATCTGCTGTACAAACTCAAGCATCAAAGCAAGTAGCAAAACAG TTTCCAGCTGCAACTGCTTCGCTTCTAAAAAATGCAGGAACGAATAATGGTCCTCGAATTACTCCAGCTAGTAGTATTGCAGTAGCCTCAGCTAAACCTGTATCTCGTGATCCAAGATTAAAAACTACTTCAACTCAAGATGTACCGGTTTCAAGCGCGGATCCTCGGCAGCGAATAAGTACACCATCTCAAAAGGATTCGCGGGGTGAAGGCCAAACGCAGTTAGCGGCAAATACAAACACTGTACTTTCAGATCAATTAAAACAGCAGTTACTTTCGAAACAGGCTGTAACTAGCACTATCAACAAGTCTCCGACAAATCTTGCCGGCTCCGATACTGCGACGATAAACGCTAGTAATAACAATAATGCTAATACGAACCtcaacaataataacaataaaaatttcagtgGTAACGCAAATAAAGATGCTGTGTCGCATCGAACAAGTCAAAAGAAAGACCCTCGATTGTCTAGTAATAGTAGTGGTAACCTAAACAGTAATAGTTCTAAAGGTTCTCAAAGTTTGTCTGTGGGTAGTAATAGTTCTTTATCTGCGAGTAACAGAGGGGGTGGGAGTAATGATTCTAAGTCGAAAGATTCAAAGAGCACAAATTCACGGAGTTCTTCGTCTTCGTCAATCGATAAATCTTCCACTTCCTCAAAATCCTCGCATAGGAAGCTAGGTAACAAGTCGCGATCTAAACAACCTCAAACATCTCCGAGTAAGATACCAAAAATCGACAGAGATGCCAGTCCTGTTAGGTCCAAATCTCGTGAAAAGGACAGTGGAGACAGTTCACCATCCTTGCGTACCTCTCCCCAATCCTTTCAAACCTCTAAAAATCGAAAGAAGAATACGAAGTCCAGAAAACGTAGTCCAAGTCCTCCATATAGAATCCCTAGGCGTAACGATTCAAAATCCAATTCAAGTCTAAGCAGTTCTGGTGGTGTTACTGAGGAGGAGCAATCCGGTTCATTAATAGTTTCTCCTCCTCACCCACCTACATTTAAAGAAATCCGGCCGAATGCTAGACAGAGAAATTACGTAAGGCGAAACAAGGATGGCAGTCTTAGCCCCGAACGCTCTCCAGCAAATGCTGGAAACGTTCAAACTTCTGCAGAACCGACATTGGAATCGTCCAGCAAAGACGAAGATTTGAGGGCAACTCTACCTCTTCCGAGCGCGACTGCTTCAGTATCAGAGAAAA AAGAGGACTTAGATCTGCGCGTATTGCCACCGCCGGTTAATACCAATAAAAGACAAAGTTCTGAACACATGGAATCAGCTTCAGCTAAGAAAACGAAAGCTGAAAAGTTTGATGc ATTGTTTGGAAACGAAGATGTTGACCTACGAACATTAACTCACCCTAAAGCTGGACGACCACCAACACCTCCTCCACCTGTAATATCTGGTGAAGATGGCAAAGATGGGTGGGCAAAACTGAAAACACCGTCAAAGAATGACAGAGAAAAACAAACTAATAATACTGACGATAAACGAGACAGTAGAGATCGTAATAGAGATAGATTGGGTAGGCTTAGGCTTTATAATAAACTTCCGGATGATCctaaagaaagaagaagaacgcTATCGAATGAAGATCAAGATGGTAGATCAGGTCGTAGGGGTCGAGAAAATGATAAACCTGAAAAAAATGAagatagaaatattgaaataataatgaaacaagCGGCCGAACAATTAAATCAAGGATCTATCACAAAAACTCAATACAATACTCTTATCCAGGAGGTTTTGCATATGAGTGAAGATCGTAAATTGAGAGCTGcgcaaagaaaagaaaaagaagtagGTTCTATCGTATGGGAAAAGGGTGTAAACTTAGATATAACTGGTCAAGCGGATCGTGCAACTACCTTTAGTCCTTCTAACGATAAAGAAATACTACGAAATAAAGATCACTCTATTCCAAGAAACCCGAATGGTCCTAGGTGGCAAAATCTACCATGGCAACAGCCAGGACCATGGGCTCATCCTCCAGGACCTCCATACGGTGGTCCACAGGGGCACTTTAACTCAGACTTTAGACCTGTTGGGCCGTGGCAAAATCCAAGACATTTTGGACCAATGCGCCCTGATTACCAATATCATGGTGGATTTAATCACACTATTGGCCCAAATCCTCGATTAGGACCTGGAATGATGGGTCCTAACGGGCCTCTCATGTCAAATCTTTTATCCAATGGCCCAATTGGGTCGATGGGTATGCCTAACCCAATATCACTATCGGCCATGAACGGGCCTGGAATGTTAATGAACAATGGACCAATGACGAATCTTATATCAAATCCAAATATATCATCGTTGAGTGCGACAAGAAATGTTTCACCGAATTCGTCATCGAAATACGATCTTGaagaaaatgatcaaaattacACGACGACAATGATGAAAAATCAAAATCCTCATAGTCGTGAATTACCACCCCCTGATCCCAAATTATTAGATGAAATTGCGAGGGATACTATGAAGTCTATAAACATTGATAGTATACCTCGCGAAATTAGATATTACGGCCAAACTGGAGTAGTTTTTATGAATTGGGACGATCCAAGAGAAATTGGATTCCAAGATGGTATACGACGAATTTTAATCGATGACAAAGATACTATAACTTGCGCATTTAATGATCAATACAAAGAATTTATATACGAAGGTGAAGTTCATAG AATTAAATTAGGTGCTCCTACCAGAGAATTATATGTTGATGATCGATGGTATGAATGTTACTTCGGCGGTATGCCTGTAACGGTAGATCTTGGTGGTAAAAAAGTTAGCGTCAAGTTGGAAGGACCTCCGCCCCATGTTAAAATTGGTACTGTAAAGAGGACCGATTTGGTAGTTGCtaaaattaatcttattattaatgCTCGGAACATGGTTCCCGTATTTTTGGATGCAAAGCCACAAAT ATTTGAGATTGAAGGAAAGCCCCATACACTTGAATTTATAGATTCATTACAAACAGTTCTTTTGAATGGTCGACCATTTAAAGTCGAATTTGGAGGATTGCCTAAGCCAATTATTGTTAGGGATAAAAAACATTTCATAAGATTCTCGGTATTACCGAGAGGTGTTCGTCCAGGGTACGTTAAGATTGCAGGTATGAAAGGTGAAGAACCTATCGAAGCACCGCCTACACCACCTTTGATGACGCAAAAGCCAAAAGTTGATACAACATCAGCACCGACACAATTCTCTTCTATCGAACCTGAGTCGACATCACAGGATGGTTCTGATCTCAGATCTACTCCCAAACCGG ATTTACAATTAGATATGTTATCTTCGGTTTTACCATCTGCGATGGCACCAGCATCTGGATTATCTTACCAGGCTGAGCCAGTGGAAAATCCACCTACGACTGCACCAGCGTTATCATTACCTTTGAATATGAACGAGTTGTTCCAAAGATTAGTTGAAACTGGTATTGTACCGAATCTTTCTGAACCGAAAAAGCAGGAagaggaagaaaagaaagaaccAGAAATTATTCCTGTTTCGTTCGATAAGCCAGAAACGCTTAAAGT TAAACAACCAGCTATTGCAGCAGCATTGTATAGTGGTATGCAGTGTAGTTCTTGTGGTGCTAGATTCGCGCCTGAACTAGCAACGCGGTACAGCCACCATTTGGATTGGCATTTTAGACAAAATAGAAGAGAAAGAGATTCTGCGAGAAAAGCTCATTCGCGACCTTGGTATTATGATGTTAGCGATTGGATACAGTTcgaagaaattgaagatttggaagatagag CACAAAGCTGGTTTGAAACTGAAAAGCAAACCGCGGATACAGAAGGTATTGCTGCGGAAGATTCTCCTCAAGAAACGTTGCAACCTAGTGTTCCTACTGGATCCGACGAGGATTCCAGATGCCAAGTTTGTCACGATGCATTTGAACAGTTTTATAATGAAGAAAAGGAAGAGTGGCATTTAAGACCTGCAATTAATTTTGAAGGAAAAAATTACCATCCATTGTGTCTTGATGATTACAAG GAAAAGATGTGTCTTGTG AGAGCTTTGGAAAAATCTGCGTTAGCACTTGAAGAAACAATTGAGGAGATGGAGGACGAAAAGAAGGAAAATCCCGATGAAACATTTGCAGAGGGAAACAAGACTGACGAATTAAGCGTGGAAGCTAAATTCGAAACAGTAGAGCCATCGGATGAAATAATAGAAGAAGATGTACAACAAAAAGAGCCTGAAACAGAGAATAAAGAAGAACCTATGGTTACAGATAATTTAGATTCCGAACAAGTTGAAAAAACGGAAGGACAAGAATTTGAATCTAGTGAGAAGGATATTGCTGAACAAGTAGAAAAGGATGTTGCATCCGTGACAAACGAAATGGATGCATCTGAAACAGAAAATGTAGACAAAtcttttgaaaatatcaaaattaaagaaGAACCGATTGATGAACCTGAAGAGCAGCTAGAAGAACACTTTGATTTTACTGGTGTTGAAGTTAAGGATGAACCTATTGATCCTGAACCAG aaCCGGAAGAAACCATATTAACTGAGCCTGCAACGGTAGACACAACCCATGCGGCTGTAAAAAGTTCTATCgatggaaatgtggaattggattCTACACCTGCGGCAATTCCAGCAGCGCCGTCCcgaattaaaattaacattacgAAACCATTGTGTGTCAATAAAGAACCGGAAGAATCTAAGGAAAAGGAAAAACATGTTGTTGAAACACCTACTGAAGAAATAATAGAACCTTTGGTGCCTGCCTCTATTAAACCTGCATTGCAAGGTAGAAAACTTTCTGTTTTACCTCCTGTGGAAAGAGGGAAAGAGCTATCTGGACTCTGCTCGATTATGTAA